From the genome of Pungitius pungitius chromosome 21, fPunPun2.1, whole genome shotgun sequence, one region includes:
- the LOC119212729 gene encoding histone H3.3A yields the protein MARTKQTARKSTGGKAPRKQLATKAARKSAPSTGGVKKPHRYRPGTVALREIRRYQKSTELLIRKLPFQRLVREIAQDFKTDLRFQSAAIGALQEASEAYLVGLFEDTNLCAIHAKRVTIMPKDIQLARRIRGERA from the exons ATGGCGCGTACCAAGCAGACCGCTCGTAAGTCCACCGGAGGCAAGGCGCCTAGGAAGCAGCTCGCCACCAAGGCAGCCAGGAAGAGCGCGCCCTCCACGGGAGGAGTGAAGAAGCCCCATCGTTACAG GCCGGGAACTGTGGCCCTGAGGGAGATCCGTCGCTACCAGAAGTCCACAGAGTTGCTCATCCGCAAGCTGCCCTTCCAGCGCCTGGTGAGGGAGATTGCACAAGATTTCAAGACGGATCTGCGCTTCCAGAGTGCAGCTATTGGAGCTCTTCAG GAAGCTAGCGAGGCTTACCTGGTgggtctgtttgaggacaccaACCTGTGCGCCATCCACGCCAAACGTGTCACCATCATGCCCAAAGACATCCAGCTGGCACGTAGGATAAGAGGGGAGAGGGCCTAA
- the unk gene encoding RING finger protein unkempt homolog isoform X2: MSKTHAMPPSSSAVTTTGGPSSSSSSSPAGGSTSPATVLNVQPEKPPHYTYLKEFRTEQCPLFVQHKCTQHRPFSCFHWHFLNQRRRRPIRRRDGTFNYSPDVYCTKYDEGTGTCPDGDECPFLHRTAGDTERRYHLRYYKTGSCIHETDGKGHCSKNGSHCAFAHGSHDLRTPVYDIREVQVMETQGGSGPTEGSAGDGQSGQAASTALIEKILSEEPRWQDNNYVLSHYKTELCKKPPRLCRQGYACPYYHNSKDRRRSPHKHKYRALPCPAVKQSEEWGDPSKCEGAEGCQYCHTRTEQQFHPEIYKSTKCNDMQQCGSCPRGPFCAFAHVERPFVPEEPPFPTPSSPPPPRPPDPLPAQEAPPSPNQHNMGHGPGRVADPFSQCVAERGLLGSVLSLCEDMRERAEPPSPWAGEGGYGRAPGFEREDQAKQRCFALEQRSRELAIVQSKQDLLVFLPVGSPLSLSSSIPSSLAATPPSPAPLGAPGSGMSSGMNANALPFYPTSETVESVVESALDDLDLNDFGVSVLERNLESSSALPSVGVMPGGSHFQSSAPVNIPGSFSSSAPFSSPSPSPPIRPHSSLFFSTHLSQPGQSESTFLGASHNHLGLNGMSTNIWEHFPSGQGSPGTPPTLLPSGPGPETSRLKQELEETHGALKQWGQSWRHTAQVVVGHAESGRRGVASSRRAADHGSRASQAVRGGGAEAGVCPAGGAGEPTEWRQPPFSAAPTPAAAPAALGVGPQLAGSALQLLTHCGTGGVQETETVLCDVWRAGLGVPNLWPRTSV, from the exons ATGTCTAAAACACACGCAATGCCCCCTTCGTCTTCGGCAGTGACGACCACCGGGGgaccctcctcgtcctcctcgtcctcgcccGCTGGGGGCTCGACTTCTCCCGCAACCGTGTTGAACGTGCAGCCCGAGAAACCTCCACATTACAC ATATTTAAAGGAGTTCAGAACTGAGCAGTGCCCCCTGTTCGTACAGCATAAATGTACACAACACAGGCCGTTTTCCTGTTTCCACTGGCACTTCCTGAACCAGCGGCGCCGCAGACCCATCCGAAGGCGGGACGGGACCTTCAACTACAGCCCAGATGTGTACTGTACCAAATATGACGAAGGAACGGGCACCTGCCCTGATGGAGACGA ATGCCCATTTCTACATCGGACTGCAGGGGACACGGAGCGAAGGTACCACCTCCGCTACTACAAGACAGGATCGTGTATTCATGAAACAGACGGAAAAGGCCACTGTAGCAAAAACGGATCCCACTGTGCCTTTGCCCACGGATCACATGACCTGCGCACTCCTGTCTATGACATCAG GGAAGTGCAGGTAATGGAGACTCAGGGAGGCTCGGGGCCCACAGAGGGAAGCGCAGGAGACGGACAGTCGGGACAGGCAGCAAGCACGGCCCTCATAGAGAAGATATTGAGTGAGGAACCACGCTGGCAAG ATAACAACTATGTGCTGTCCCACTACAAGACCGAGCTCTGTAAGAAACCCCCCCGCCTCTGCCGTCAAGGCTACGCCTGTCCGTACTACCATAACAGCAAAGACCGCAGGCGCAGCCCGCACAAGCACAAATACAG AGCGCTGCCATGTCCAGCTGTGAAACAGAGTGAGGAGTGGGGGGACCCCAGTAAATGTGAGGGAGCAGAGGGGTGCCAGTATTGCCACACAAGAACGGAACAGCAGTTCCACCCAGAG ATCTATAAATCCACAAAGTGTAACGACATGCAGCAGTGTGGCAGCTGTCCCAGAGGGCCCTTCTGTGCCTTTGCTCACGTCGAAA ggcccTTTGTTCCCGAGGAGCCTCCATTCCCCACACCAagctcccccccgccccccagacCTCCGGACCCTCTTCCTGCCCAGGAAGCTCCCCCGAGCCCCAACCAACACAACATGGGCCACGGGCCTGGTCGTGTTGCGGACCCGTTCTCGCAGTGCGTGGCGGAGCGCGGCCTGCTGGGTAGCGTTCTGTCTCTGTGCGAGGACATGAGGGAGAGGGCGGAGCCCCCGTCTCCCTGGGCAGGAGAGGGCGGGTACGGCAGGGCACCGGGATTTGAGAGGGAGGATCAG GCAAAGCAAAGATGTTTTGCCCTCGAGCAACGCAGCAGGGAATTGGCAATAGTACAAAGCAAACAG GACTTGTTAGTGTTTCTGCCCGTCGGAAGCCCTTTGAGTCTGTCCTCCAGCATCCCCTCCAGTCTGGCAGCAACCCCACCGAGCCCCGCCCCTCTGGGAGCCCCAGGATCCGGCATGTCCTCTGGGATGAATGCCAACGCCTTGCCCTTCTACCCTACCAGTGAGACAGTGGAGTCAGTTGTTG agtCCGCCCTGGACGATCTGGACCTGAATGACTTTGGTGTGTCGGTGTTGGAGAGGAACTTGGAAAGCAGCTCTGCTCTGCCCAGTGTGGGAGTTATGCCGG GGGGAAGCCACTTTCAGAGTTCAGCCCCAGTCAATATCCCCGGCTCCTTTAGCAGCTCCGCTCCCTTCAGCTCCCCTTCGCCGTCTCCTCCAATCAGGCCGCACtcttcactgtttttttcaacacaccTCTCACAACCTGGCCAATCAGAAAGCACCTTCTTGGGAGCCTCTCACAACCATCTAG GTCTGAATGGTATGAGCACTAATATCTGGGAGCATTTTCCATCAGGCCAGGGCTCCCCTggcacccctcccaccctcctgcCCTCTGGCCCCGGTCCAGAGACCTCCAGGCTcaagcaggagctggaggaaacTCACGGGGCCCTGAAGCAGTGGGGTCAGAGCTGGAGACACACGGCTCAGGTAG TCGTGGGCCACGCTGAAAGCGGACGCCGAGGAGTCGCGAGCTCACGCCGCGCGGCTGACCATGGAAGCAGAGCGAGCCAAGCAGTCCgaggaggaggcgcagaggCAGGCGTCTGTCCTGCAGGAGGCGCTGGAGAGCCTACGGAGTGGAGACAACCCCCATTTAGCGCTGCACCAACTCCAGCTGCTGCACCGGCTGCCCTTGGAGTCGGTCCTCAGCTTGCAGGCTCAGCTCTGCAGCTGCTTACACACTGTGGAACAG GTGGTGTACAGGAAACAGAGACAGTGCTGTGTGACGTGTGGCGAGCAGGGCTCGGTGTCCCTAACCTGTGGCCACGGACTTCAGTGTGA
- the unk gene encoding RING finger protein unkempt homolog isoform X1 codes for MSKTHAMPPSSSAVTTTGGPSSSSSSSPAGGSTSPATVLNVQPEKPPHYTYLKEFRTEQCPLFVQHKCTQHRPFSCFHWHFLNQRRRRPIRRRDGTFNYSPDVYCTKYDEGTGTCPDGDECPFLHRTAGDTERRYHLRYYKTGSCIHETDGKGHCSKNGSHCAFAHGSHDLRTPVYDIREVQVMETQGGSGPTEGSAGDGQSGQAASTALIEKILSEEPRWQDNNYVLSHYKTELCKKPPRLCRQGYACPYYHNSKDRRRSPHKHKYRALPCPAVKQSEEWGDPSKCEGAEGCQYCHTRTEQQFHPEIYKSTKCNDMQQCGSCPRGPFCAFAHVERPFVPEEPPFPTPSSPPPPRPPDPLPAQEAPPSPNQHNMGHGPGRVADPFSQCVAERGLLGSVLSLCEDMRERAEPPSPWAGEGGYGRAPGFEREDQAKQRCFALEQRSRELAIVQSKQDLLVFLPVGSPLSLSSSIPSSLAATPPSPAPLGAPGSGMSSGMNANALPFYPTSETVESVVESALDDLDLNDFGVSVLERNLESSSALPSVGVMPGGSHFQSSAPVNIPGSFSSSAPFSSPSPSPPIRPHSSLFFSTHLSQPGQSESTFLGASHNHLGLNGMSTNIWEHFPSGQGSPGTPPTLLPSGPGPETSRLKQELEETHGALKQWGQSWRHTAQSWATLKADAEESRAHAARLTMEAERAKQSEEEAQRQASVLQEALESLRSGDNPHLALHQLQLLHRLPLESVLSLQAQLCSCLHTVEQVVYRKQRQCCVTCGEQGSVSLTCGHGLQCESCSASTECPLCPEQTLEQQLS; via the exons ATGTCTAAAACACACGCAATGCCCCCTTCGTCTTCGGCAGTGACGACCACCGGGGgaccctcctcgtcctcctcgtcctcgcccGCTGGGGGCTCGACTTCTCCCGCAACCGTGTTGAACGTGCAGCCCGAGAAACCTCCACATTACAC ATATTTAAAGGAGTTCAGAACTGAGCAGTGCCCCCTGTTCGTACAGCATAAATGTACACAACACAGGCCGTTTTCCTGTTTCCACTGGCACTTCCTGAACCAGCGGCGCCGCAGACCCATCCGAAGGCGGGACGGGACCTTCAACTACAGCCCAGATGTGTACTGTACCAAATATGACGAAGGAACGGGCACCTGCCCTGATGGAGACGA ATGCCCATTTCTACATCGGACTGCAGGGGACACGGAGCGAAGGTACCACCTCCGCTACTACAAGACAGGATCGTGTATTCATGAAACAGACGGAAAAGGCCACTGTAGCAAAAACGGATCCCACTGTGCCTTTGCCCACGGATCACATGACCTGCGCACTCCTGTCTATGACATCAG GGAAGTGCAGGTAATGGAGACTCAGGGAGGCTCGGGGCCCACAGAGGGAAGCGCAGGAGACGGACAGTCGGGACAGGCAGCAAGCACGGCCCTCATAGAGAAGATATTGAGTGAGGAACCACGCTGGCAAG ATAACAACTATGTGCTGTCCCACTACAAGACCGAGCTCTGTAAGAAACCCCCCCGCCTCTGCCGTCAAGGCTACGCCTGTCCGTACTACCATAACAGCAAAGACCGCAGGCGCAGCCCGCACAAGCACAAATACAG AGCGCTGCCATGTCCAGCTGTGAAACAGAGTGAGGAGTGGGGGGACCCCAGTAAATGTGAGGGAGCAGAGGGGTGCCAGTATTGCCACACAAGAACGGAACAGCAGTTCCACCCAGAG ATCTATAAATCCACAAAGTGTAACGACATGCAGCAGTGTGGCAGCTGTCCCAGAGGGCCCTTCTGTGCCTTTGCTCACGTCGAAA ggcccTTTGTTCCCGAGGAGCCTCCATTCCCCACACCAagctcccccccgccccccagacCTCCGGACCCTCTTCCTGCCCAGGAAGCTCCCCCGAGCCCCAACCAACACAACATGGGCCACGGGCCTGGTCGTGTTGCGGACCCGTTCTCGCAGTGCGTGGCGGAGCGCGGCCTGCTGGGTAGCGTTCTGTCTCTGTGCGAGGACATGAGGGAGAGGGCGGAGCCCCCGTCTCCCTGGGCAGGAGAGGGCGGGTACGGCAGGGCACCGGGATTTGAGAGGGAGGATCAG GCAAAGCAAAGATGTTTTGCCCTCGAGCAACGCAGCAGGGAATTGGCAATAGTACAAAGCAAACAG GACTTGTTAGTGTTTCTGCCCGTCGGAAGCCCTTTGAGTCTGTCCTCCAGCATCCCCTCCAGTCTGGCAGCAACCCCACCGAGCCCCGCCCCTCTGGGAGCCCCAGGATCCGGCATGTCCTCTGGGATGAATGCCAACGCCTTGCCCTTCTACCCTACCAGTGAGACAGTGGAGTCAGTTGTTG agtCCGCCCTGGACGATCTGGACCTGAATGACTTTGGTGTGTCGGTGTTGGAGAGGAACTTGGAAAGCAGCTCTGCTCTGCCCAGTGTGGGAGTTATGCCGG GGGGAAGCCACTTTCAGAGTTCAGCCCCAGTCAATATCCCCGGCTCCTTTAGCAGCTCCGCTCCCTTCAGCTCCCCTTCGCCGTCTCCTCCAATCAGGCCGCACtcttcactgtttttttcaacacaccTCTCACAACCTGGCCAATCAGAAAGCACCTTCTTGGGAGCCTCTCACAACCATCTAG GTCTGAATGGTATGAGCACTAATATCTGGGAGCATTTTCCATCAGGCCAGGGCTCCCCTggcacccctcccaccctcctgcCCTCTGGCCCCGGTCCAGAGACCTCCAGGCTcaagcaggagctggaggaaacTCACGGGGCCCTGAAGCAGTGGGGTCAGAGCTGGAGACACACGGCTCAG TCGTGGGCCACGCTGAAAGCGGACGCCGAGGAGTCGCGAGCTCACGCCGCGCGGCTGACCATGGAAGCAGAGCGAGCCAAGCAGTCCgaggaggaggcgcagaggCAGGCGTCTGTCCTGCAGGAGGCGCTGGAGAGCCTACGGAGTGGAGACAACCCCCATTTAGCGCTGCACCAACTCCAGCTGCTGCACCGGCTGCCCTTGGAGTCGGTCCTCAGCTTGCAGGCTCAGCTCTGCAGCTGCTTACACACTGTGGAACAG GTGGTGTACAGGAAACAGAGACAGTGCTGTGTGACGTGTGGCGAGCAGGGCTCGGTGTCCCTAACCTGTGGCCACGGACTTCAGTGTGAGAGCTGCTCTGCCTCCACTGAGTGCCCGCTGTGCCCCGAACAGACCCTGGAGCAGCAGCtctcttga
- the zgc:194990 gene encoding butyrophilin subfamily 1 member A1 isoform X2, producing MELARELNKICQRSNVLGHVWTGEDVCPAGVCRDFIVEWAAVLSRTVQPRVVPSEQQHEKAEKKDWKGHLLCMLEAGGEGDMGPHKRVIMEWTQGIKSRPQPTVWPGEPVLMMLDDLEFQWKRGRLPNLLPAMELVMLAVMNADSPVKKDVTKQWLVRKQRSQKIDAVRYIPHGVWNWICDAAEEVTLDSDSANADLLISGDEKRMRCGLERRQVPRRRQRFDGWWCAAGREGYTSGRHYWEVEVGERDWRLGVAKASAARQGFRPLTTAAGYLTLRLERGTDLKALTVPAAPLPRGLAPRKVGVHLDYELGQLSFYDAEKRAHLYTYSEKFTEELYPVFGTVEMVRDLVIRPAGVRLPCLCPGPCLWT from the exons ATGGAATTGGCCCGAGAACTCAACAAAATTTGCCAG AGGTCAAACGTGCTCGGCCACGTCTGGACCGGCGAGGACGTCTGCCCGGCTGGCGTGTGTCGTGATTTCATCGTGGAGTGGGCCGCCGTGCTGTCGAGGACGGTCCAG ccgaggGTCGTCCCCTCCGAACAGCAGCACGAGAAAGCCGAGAAGAAAGACTGGAAGGGACATCTCCTCTGCATGCTGGAGGCCGGGGGGGAGGGCGACATGGGCCCCCACAAAAGAGTCATCATGGAGTGGACGCAGGGGATCAAGAGCAGACCTCAG cccaccGTCTGGCCCGGCGAGCCGGTGCTCATGATGCTGGACGACCTGGAGTTCCAGTGGAAGAGGGGCCGTCTCCCCAACCTGCTCCCCGCCATGGAGCTTGTCATGCTGGCTGTGATGAATGCCGACAGCCCCGTCAAG AAGGACGTGACCAAGCAGTGGCTGGTGAGAAagcagaggagccagaagaTCG aCGCTGTCCGCTACATCCCTCACGGCG TGTGGAATTGGATTTGTGACGCTGCAG AGGAGGTCACGCTGGACTCGGACTCGGCCAACGCGGACCTGCTCATCTCCGGCGACGAGAAGCGCATGCGCTGCGGCCTGGAGCGCCGCCAGGTCCCGCGCCGCCGCCAGCGCTTCGACGGCTGGTGGTGCGCCGCCGGCCGAGAGGGCTACACCTCCGGGCGCCActactgggaggtggaggtgggcgaGCGGGACTGGCGGCTGGGCGTGGCCAAGGCGTCGGCGGCGAGGCAGGGCTTCCGCCCGCTCACCACCGCCGCGGGCTACCTGACCCTCCGGCTGGAGAGGGGAACGGACCTGAAGGCGCTGACGGTGCCGGCCGCGCCGCTGCCGCGGGGCCTGGCGCCCCGGAAAGTAGGCGTGCACCTGGACTACGAGCTGGGCCAGCTGTCCTTCTACGACGCGGAGAAGCGCGCCCACCTGTACACCTACAGCGAGAAGTTCACGGAGGAACTGTACCCCGTGTTCGGGACCGTGGAGATGGTCAGAGACCTGGTGATCAGGCCCGCGGGGGTGAGGCTGCCGTGCCTCTGCCCCGGGCCCTGCCTCTGgacctga
- the zgc:194990 gene encoding butyrophilin subfamily 1 member A1 isoform X1 gives MMKDCLQFLVEPAKKLKIRLKESRKRVKVKEPLVESQLFVMELARELNKICQRSNVLGHVWTGEDVCPAGVCRDFIVEWAAVLSRTVQPRVVPSEQQHEKAEKKDWKGHLLCMLEAGGEGDMGPHKRVIMEWTQGIKSRPQPTVWPGEPVLMMLDDLEFQWKRGRLPNLLPAMELVMLAVMNADSPVKKDVTKQWLVRKQRSQKIDAVRYIPHGVWNWICDAAEEVTLDSDSANADLLISGDEKRMRCGLERRQVPRRRQRFDGWWCAAGREGYTSGRHYWEVEVGERDWRLGVAKASAARQGFRPLTTAAGYLTLRLERGTDLKALTVPAAPLPRGLAPRKVGVHLDYELGQLSFYDAEKRAHLYTYSEKFTEELYPVFGTVEMVRDLVIRPAGVRLPCLCPGPCLWT, from the exons ATGATGAAGGACTGCCTGCAGTTCCTCGTTGAGCCGGCCAAGAAGCTCAAGATCCGCCTCAAG GAGTCCCGTAAACGAGTGAAAGTGAAGGAGCCGCTGGTGGAGAGTCAGTTGTTCGTCATGGAATTGGCCCGAGAACTCAACAAAATTTGCCAG AGGTCAAACGTGCTCGGCCACGTCTGGACCGGCGAGGACGTCTGCCCGGCTGGCGTGTGTCGTGATTTCATCGTGGAGTGGGCCGCCGTGCTGTCGAGGACGGTCCAG ccgaggGTCGTCCCCTCCGAACAGCAGCACGAGAAAGCCGAGAAGAAAGACTGGAAGGGACATCTCCTCTGCATGCTGGAGGCCGGGGGGGAGGGCGACATGGGCCCCCACAAAAGAGTCATCATGGAGTGGACGCAGGGGATCAAGAGCAGACCTCAG cccaccGTCTGGCCCGGCGAGCCGGTGCTCATGATGCTGGACGACCTGGAGTTCCAGTGGAAGAGGGGCCGTCTCCCCAACCTGCTCCCCGCCATGGAGCTTGTCATGCTGGCTGTGATGAATGCCGACAGCCCCGTCAAG AAGGACGTGACCAAGCAGTGGCTGGTGAGAAagcagaggagccagaagaTCG aCGCTGTCCGCTACATCCCTCACGGCG TGTGGAATTGGATTTGTGACGCTGCAG AGGAGGTCACGCTGGACTCGGACTCGGCCAACGCGGACCTGCTCATCTCCGGCGACGAGAAGCGCATGCGCTGCGGCCTGGAGCGCCGCCAGGTCCCGCGCCGCCGCCAGCGCTTCGACGGCTGGTGGTGCGCCGCCGGCCGAGAGGGCTACACCTCCGGGCGCCActactgggaggtggaggtgggcgaGCGGGACTGGCGGCTGGGCGTGGCCAAGGCGTCGGCGGCGAGGCAGGGCTTCCGCCCGCTCACCACCGCCGCGGGCTACCTGACCCTCCGGCTGGAGAGGGGAACGGACCTGAAGGCGCTGACGGTGCCGGCCGCGCCGCTGCCGCGGGGCCTGGCGCCCCGGAAAGTAGGCGTGCACCTGGACTACGAGCTGGGCCAGCTGTCCTTCTACGACGCGGAGAAGCGCGCCCACCTGTACACCTACAGCGAGAAGTTCACGGAGGAACTGTACCCCGTGTTCGGGACCGTGGAGATGGTCAGAGACCTGGTGATCAGGCCCGCGGGGGTGAGGCTGCCGTGCCTCTGCCCCGGGCCCTGCCTCTGgacctga